In a genomic window of Streptomyces pristinaespiralis:
- a CDS encoding DUF7919 family protein: MFYEDLSEYDYQDEDAFTDRESGYYAAWYRPEYTRLNIGWLESGEPYSTGWVSTAFVEKLKAVQEVQWMNVCLGVHECDLCPAAVAPEGNGELRIPGRPGTAYAAPFLITHYVTAHGYRPPQVFIDAVLAVDLDVWAAARWPNVPFPWVPEDAERMLE; the protein is encoded by the coding sequence GTGTTCTACGAAGATCTCAGCGAGTACGACTACCAGGACGAGGATGCGTTTACGGACAGGGAGTCCGGCTATTACGCGGCCTGGTACCGCCCCGAGTACACCCGCCTGAATATCGGATGGCTGGAATCCGGCGAACCGTACTCGACAGGATGGGTCTCCACGGCCTTCGTGGAGAAGCTGAAGGCCGTTCAGGAGGTCCAGTGGATGAACGTCTGCCTCGGGGTGCACGAGTGCGACCTGTGTCCTGCGGCAGTCGCTCCGGAAGGAAACGGAGAGCTACGGATCCCGGGCCGGCCCGGCACCGCCTATGCCGCTCCGTTCCTGATCACCCACTACGTCACCGCCCATGGTTACCGGCCGCCGCAAGTCTTCATCGATGCCGTTCTGGCCGTCGATCTCGACGTGTGGGCGGCCGCGCGATGGCCCAACGTCCCCTTCCCTTGGGTTCCGGAAGACGCGGAACGCATGTTGGAGTAG
- a CDS encoding maleylpyruvate isomerase N-terminal domain-containing protein: MTKTLDFPELLRLIDERSAAFRAAIASAPSLDVQVPTCPEWTLLDLVHHLGEGRRAWAATVAAGPDASGKLAGEGLAAPQEHEALLAWLAESTQQMLDALREAGPERGCWTWWGSSQSPRTCGAVARHQLQEIAMHTYDAQLTVGAPEPLPEDVALDGVEEFLFTCCTTTVAWPHKPAVVDYHVTEGGSWRQSVSADGSRAFRLPESGGVPAAGEDSESVDVSARGTASDLVLAFYGRIPLDSLTLEGDRHLFDLLEKWDME, from the coding sequence GTGACCAAGACCTTGGACTTCCCCGAGCTGCTGCGCCTGATCGACGAGCGGTCGGCCGCCTTCCGGGCCGCGATCGCCTCCGCGCCCAGCCTCGATGTGCAGGTGCCGACCTGCCCCGAGTGGACGCTGCTCGACCTGGTGCACCACCTGGGCGAGGGGCGTCGCGCCTGGGCCGCCACGGTGGCGGCTGGGCCGGACGCCTCGGGCAAGTTGGCGGGGGAGGGCTTGGCCGCACCGCAGGAGCACGAGGCCCTGCTCGCTTGGCTGGCCGAGTCGACGCAGCAGATGCTGGACGCGTTGCGGGAGGCCGGCCCGGAGCGCGGTTGCTGGACGTGGTGGGGCTCGTCGCAGTCGCCGCGGACCTGCGGTGCCGTCGCCCGGCACCAGCTCCAGGAGATCGCGATGCACACCTATGACGCCCAGCTCACCGTGGGCGCCCCGGAGCCGCTGCCGGAGGACGTGGCGCTCGATGGTGTCGAGGAGTTCCTGTTCACCTGCTGCACCACGACGGTCGCCTGGCCGCACAAGCCTGCCGTCGTCGACTACCACGTCACCGAGGGCGGCTCCTGGCGCCAATCGGTCTCCGCCGATGGTTCGCGGGCCTTCCGTCTGCCCGAATCCGGCGGTGTGCCCGCCGCCGGCGAGGACTCGGAGTCGGTCGACGTCTCCGCCCGGGGCACGGCGAGTGACCTGGTCCTGGCCTTCTACGGTCGCATCCCGCTGGACTCCCTGACGCTCGAAGGCGATCGGCACCTCTTCGATCTTCTGGAAAAGTGGGACATGGAGTAG